The Gillisia sp. Hel_I_86 genome has a segment encoding these proteins:
- a CDS encoding S8 family peptidase yields the protein MKLNKLLFPVLASGMLLTVSCEKDNFSAEQEEAVVAKEQLSFVPNEVLVKFKDGKASTKARSNALSLIQGVVVETIQTSAMKSANRDEVLLVSSKLSTLNAIAQLKGVAEVEYAEPNFIYHHNATSNDPAYTNGTLWGMYGDATTPSNQYGSQAGEAWAAGNTGSNTVYIGIIDEGYMYMHEDLAANAGTNPGEIAGNGVDDDNNGYIDDVYGWDFDGNDNSVFDGIDDDHGTHVAGTIGGVGNNGTGIAGVAWNVKLMSGKFLGRRGGTTANAIKAVDYFTGLKQNGVNIVATNNSWGGGGFSQGLYDAIDRANQAGILFIAAAGNETNNNDSNLSYPGSYTNSNIIAVASITNSGGLSSFSNYGATTVDLGAPGSGIYSSVPTRSKGQILSGYATYSGTSMATPHVSGGAALYASSYPGATAAEIKNAIMSSAVPTSSLTGKCVTGGRLNVSGF from the coding sequence ATGAAATTAAACAAATTACTTTTTCCAGTACTAGCTTCTGGAATGTTACTAACAGTTTCTTGTGAAAAAGACAACTTCTCTGCAGAGCAGGAAGAAGCAGTAGTTGCTAAAGAACAATTATCTTTTGTTCCTAACGAAGTCCTAGTTAAATTTAAAGATGGAAAAGCAAGCACTAAAGCTCGTAGTAATGCCTTGTCATTAATTCAAGGGGTTGTTGTTGAGACTATCCAAACTAGTGCCATGAAATCTGCAAACAGAGACGAAGTACTTTTAGTAAGTTCTAAATTAAGCACTTTAAATGCAATTGCACAGTTAAAAGGAGTGGCTGAAGTAGAGTATGCAGAGCCTAATTTTATCTACCACCATAATGCAACCTCTAACGATCCAGCTTATACAAATGGTACACTTTGGGGTATGTATGGAGATGCAACCACACCTTCTAACCAATATGGTAGTCAGGCAGGAGAAGCTTGGGCAGCTGGAAACACTGGTTCTAACACAGTTTATATTGGAATTATAGATGAAGGTTACATGTACATGCATGAAGACCTAGCAGCCAATGCTGGAACAAATCCTGGAGAAATAGCAGGAAATGGTGTAGATGATGATAATAACGGATATATAGATGATGTATACGGTTGGGATTTCGACGGAAATGACAACAGTGTTTTTGACGGTATAGATGACGACCACGGAACTCACGTTGCGGGTACTATTGGTGGTGTTGGAAACAACGGAACCGGTATTGCAGGTGTTGCTTGGAATGTAAAATTAATGAGCGGTAAATTCTTAGGAAGACGCGGTGGAACAACAGCTAACGCGATTAAAGCTGTAGATTATTTTACAGGGTTAAAGCAAAATGGGGTAAATATTGTTGCTACAAACAACTCTTGGGGTGGCGGAGGCTTCTCTCAAGGTCTTTACGATGCTATTGACCGCGCAAACCAAGCAGGGATCTTATTTATAGCTGCTGCTGGAAATGAGACTAATAATAATGACTCTAATTTATCTTACCCAGGATCTTATACTAATAGCAATATTATTGCTGTTGCTTCAATTACAAATTCTGGAGGATTAAGTAGCTTTTCTAATTATGGTGCAACTACTGTAGATCTTGGAGCACCGGGATCTGGAATTTATTCTTCAGTCCCTACAAGATCTAAGGGTCAAATACTTTCTGGGTATGCAACATATAGCGGTACCTCTATGGCAACACCACATGTTTCTGGTGGAGCTGCACTTTATGCTTCTTCTTACCCGGGAGCTACTGCTGCAGAGATTAAAAATGCTATCATGAGTTCTGCAGTACCAACATCTTCCTTAACTGGAAAATGTGTTACTGGTGGGCGTTTGAACGTTAGCGGCTTCTAA
- a CDS encoding DUF5004 domain-containing protein → MKLPKTILLFALIPLIFSCSKEGEADPNSSFKTSNFAATINPDDLVGEWNLSAMQADTLVDLNKDGTGDTNLLNESSCFNDMKVIFNQDRTFSTTNARLDFNGGTNNVEFVCVKNRVDFGTWDIEGSDLLMDITIDGTAYTQRKPLNYNTSTFAFDVSKAESNVYVNDPGDTSASKIRILALEYTRI, encoded by the coding sequence ATGAAGTTACCGAAAACCATCCTGCTTTTTGCCTTGATCCCATTAATTTTTTCTTGTAGTAAAGAAGGTGAAGCCGACCCTAACTCTTCTTTTAAAACAAGCAATTTTGCTGCTACAATCAATCCCGATGACCTTGTGGGGGAATGGAATCTTTCTGCAATGCAGGCTGATACCTTAGTAGACCTGAATAAGGATGGAACAGGAGATACCAACCTATTAAATGAATCTTCTTGTTTTAATGATATGAAAGTAATTTTTAATCAGGATAGAACATTTTCTACAACGAATGCACGTCTCGATTTTAATGGAGGCACAAATAATGTTGAATTTGTTTGTGTGAAAAATAGGGTTGATTTTGGCACGTGGGATATCGAAGGCAGCGACCTTCTAATGGATATTACAATAGATGGTACAGCATACACCCAAAGAAAACCACTTAATTACAATACTTCAACTTTTGCATTCGATGTTTCTAAAGCTGAATCTAATGTGTATGTCAATGATCCAGGAGATACCTCTGCCTCAAAAATCAGAATCTTGGCATTGGAATATACACGGATATAA
- the rplM gene encoding 50S ribosomal protein L13: protein MDTLSYKTVSANKATVTKDWVHVDADGQTLGRLSTQVAKLLRGKFKPNFTPHVDCGDNVIVTNAEKINLTGKKWDSKEYIRHTGYPGGQRSLTATELFNKGPERLIENAVKGMLPKNKLGAAIFRNLKVYVGSEHDQSAQKPKTINLNDLL, encoded by the coding sequence GTGGACACATTAAGCTACAAAACAGTATCGGCCAACAAGGCTACCGTGACCAAAGATTGGGTACACGTGGATGCTGATGGTCAGACTTTAGGTCGTCTTTCTACTCAGGTTGCAAAATTGCTAAGAGGGAAATTCAAGCCTAACTTCACCCCACACGTTGATTGCGGTGATAACGTAATTGTTACCAATGCCGAGAAAATCAACTTAACAGGAAAGAAATGGGATTCTAAAGAATACATTCGCCATACTGGCTACCCTGGGGGACAACGCAGTCTAACTGCAACCGAATTATTCAATAAAGGACCGGAAAGGTTAATTGAAAATGCGGTAAAAGGAATGCTGCCTAAAAACAAATTGGGCGCAGCTATATTCCGTAATTTAAAGGTATATGTAGGATCAGAACATGATCAATCTGCACAAAAGCCTAAAACTATCAACCTAAACGATCTTTTGTAA
- the rpsI gene encoding 30S ribosomal protein S9: MEVIHKIGRRKTAVARVYVGQGKGNITINKKDLNDYFTTGPLVYKVMQPLNMTGNEEAFDIKVNVYGGGITGQAEAIRLAISRAMVELDPENRATLKPEGLMTRDPRMVERKKFGQKKARKKFQFSKR; encoded by the coding sequence ATGGAAGTTATTCACAAAATTGGCCGTAGAAAAACGGCTGTTGCACGTGTATATGTTGGACAAGGAAAAGGCAACATTACTATCAACAAAAAGGATCTTAACGATTATTTCACTACAGGACCTTTAGTTTATAAGGTAATGCAACCTCTTAACATGACCGGGAACGAAGAAGCCTTCGATATCAAAGTTAATGTTTATGGTGGTGGTATCACTGGACAAGCTGAAGCTATCCGTCTTGCTATTTCTAGAGCAATGGTAGAATTGGACCCGGAAAACAGAGCTACTTTAAAGCCTGAAGGTTTAATGACCAGAGATCCAAGAATGGTAGAACGTAAGAAATTCGGACAGAAGAAAGCTAGAAAGAAATTCCAGTTCTCTAAACGTTAA
- the rpsB gene encoding 30S ribosomal protein S2 — MANKVEVKELLDAGVHFGHLTRRWNPNMAPYIYMERNGIHIINLYKSAAKMQEAGEALNKIASSGRKILFVATKKQAKEIVAEHAAKANMPYITERWPGGMLTNFITIRKAVKKMASIDRMKKDGTFNTLSKKERLQVDRLRAKLEKNLGSISEMSRLPSALFVVDITREHIAVKEAQKLNIPIFAMVDTNSDPREVEYVIPSNDDASKSIDKVVSYMAESIIAGLSERKSNKDAKEDNKEEKADKAPKVAKAKKSDDKVEAPSKETEDKKETKAEVEAPSKDADDKKATKEAKAKVEVPSTDAEDKKAMKEAKEDVKLESKKETKAKAADSTEEKK; from the coding sequence ATGGCAAACAAAGTAGAAGTAAAAGAATTACTTGATGCAGGTGTGCATTTTGGACACCTTACAAGAAGATGGAACCCAAACATGGCCCCATATATCTATATGGAACGCAATGGGATCCACATCATAAACCTATATAAAAGTGCTGCAAAAATGCAGGAAGCTGGGGAAGCTCTTAATAAGATCGCTTCCAGTGGACGTAAAATACTTTTTGTAGCTACCAAAAAACAAGCTAAAGAAATTGTTGCAGAACATGCAGCAAAAGCCAACATGCCATATATCACTGAAAGATGGCCTGGTGGAATGCTTACAAACTTTATCACTATACGTAAAGCTGTTAAGAAAATGGCTTCTATCGATAGAATGAAAAAAGATGGTACTTTCAACACCCTTTCTAAGAAAGAGCGCTTGCAAGTAGACCGTTTAAGAGCTAAGTTAGAGAAAAACTTAGGTTCTATTTCAGAAATGAGCCGTCTTCCTTCTGCTCTATTTGTTGTAGATATTACCCGTGAACACATTGCGGTTAAAGAAGCTCAAAAATTAAACATTCCAATTTTTGCAATGGTTGATACAAATTCTGATCCTCGCGAAGTAGAATATGTGATTCCATCTAATGATGATGCTTCAAAATCTATCGACAAAGTTGTTTCTTATATGGCAGAATCTATTATTGCTGGCCTTTCGGAAAGAAAATCCAACAAAGATGCCAAAGAAGACAATAAAGAAGAGAAAGCCGACAAGGCTCCTAAAGTTGCAAAAGCAAAAAAATCTGATGATAAAGTAGAAGCTCCTTCTAAAGAAACTGAAGACAAAAAAGAAACGAAAGCTGAAGTTGAAGCTCCTTCTAAAGATGCTGATGATAAAAAGGCAACGAAAGAAGCTAAAGCTAAAGTAGAAGTTCCTTCTACAGATGCTGAAGATAAAAAAGCGATGAAAGAGGCTAAAGAAGATGTAAAATTAGAATCTAAAAAAGAAACAAAAGCTAAAGCTGCTGATTCTACCGAAGAGAAAAAATAA
- a CDS encoding IS5 family transposase produces the protein MKSRYTRSTAQQWEIMKKFLPVKIKGHYKLRDIADAILWILRTGCQWRNLPECFPKWESVYYHFRKWGRDGTLSRLNAGLNMMERKRQGKGATPSMLSIDSQSVKAGPMTSESKGIDGNKKINGRKRHAITDTLGLVWGVVVGAANQADGAVAERVVEPLLGYLDRMEKILADHAYKKVFMEWVERTVIGLEVEISSCPPSSKGFVPVKWRWVTERTFGIFNFFRRLDKDYEKTPESQEYWVLWQNCQIILNRIE, from the coding sequence ATGAAATCGAGATACACCCGATCGACTGCCCAACAGTGGGAAATTATGAAAAAATTCCTTCCCGTTAAAATCAAGGGCCACTATAAGTTGCGCGACATTGCCGACGCCATCCTTTGGATATTGCGCACTGGCTGCCAATGGCGGAACCTACCGGAATGCTTTCCCAAATGGGAGAGCGTCTACTACCATTTCAGGAAGTGGGGCCGGGACGGCACCCTTTCAAGGCTGAACGCAGGGCTGAACATGATGGAGAGGAAGCGGCAGGGAAAGGGGGCAACGCCCAGTATGCTGTCGATCGACAGCCAGTCCGTCAAGGCGGGGCCGATGACCTCCGAGTCGAAGGGCATCGACGGGAACAAGAAGATAAACGGACGGAAACGGCACGCGATCACCGATACCCTCGGCCTGGTATGGGGCGTTGTGGTAGGCGCGGCGAACCAGGCCGACGGGGCGGTGGCCGAGAGGGTGGTGGAGCCCCTGTTGGGCTATCTGGACCGGATGGAAAAGATACTGGCCGACCATGCCTACAAGAAGGTGTTCATGGAGTGGGTCGAGAGGACGGTAATAGGGCTGGAAGTGGAGATCTCGTCATGCCCGCCATCCTCGAAAGGCTTTGTCCCGGTAAAGTGGAGATGGGTCACCGAAAGGACCTTCGGGATCTTCAATTTCTTCAGGCGACTGGACAAGGATTATGAAAAAACACCGGAAAGTCAGGAATATTGGGTATTGTGGCAGAATTGTCAGATTATCCTCAATAGAATCGAATGA
- the tsf gene encoding translation elongation factor Ts: protein MAKITAAEVNKLRKSTGAGMMDCKKALVEADGDFELAIEVLRKQGQKVAAKRADRDSSEGAVIAKVNEDATKGVIVSLNCETDFVAKNDTYVAMATQIAEIALSTSSKEELLAADFNGISVQDKLTEQTGVIGEKIEIGGYRTMEAPFVGSYIHAGNRIAVLTGLSKNVDGAEEAAKNVSMQAAAMNPVALNEEGVDQSTIDKEIEIAKDQLRQEGKPEEMLDNIAKGKLKRFFKDNTLVNQDYIKDNKMSVAAYVKSVDSDLKVVAFERVALG, encoded by the coding sequence ATGGCAAAAATAACAGCCGCAGAAGTAAATAAATTAAGAAAATCTACCGGTGCCGGTATGATGGATTGCAAAAAAGCATTAGTGGAAGCTGATGGGGATTTTGAATTGGCAATCGAAGTATTACGTAAACAAGGTCAAAAAGTTGCAGCAAAGCGTGCCGACAGGGATTCTTCTGAAGGAGCTGTAATAGCAAAAGTAAACGAGGATGCTACCAAAGGGGTGATCGTTTCTTTAAACTGTGAGACAGATTTCGTTGCGAAAAATGATACTTACGTAGCTATGGCTACTCAAATTGCAGAAATCGCACTTTCTACTTCTTCTAAAGAAGAATTATTGGCCGCAGATTTCAACGGGATTTCTGTTCAGGATAAATTAACCGAGCAAACAGGAGTTATCGGTGAGAAAATAGAGATAGGTGGTTATCGTACAATGGAAGCTCCTTTTGTAGGTTCTTACATTCACGCTGGTAATAGGATCGCTGTTTTAACAGGTCTTTCCAAGAACGTTGATGGAGCTGAAGAAGCTGCAAAAAACGTTTCTATGCAGGCTGCTGCTATGAACCCGGTTGCTTTAAATGAAGAAGGTGTAGATCAATCTACTATCGATAAAGAAATAGAGATCGCCAAAGATCAATTGAGACAAGAAGGAAAACCAGAAGAGATGTTGGACAACATCGCTAAAGGCAAACTAAAACGTTTCTTTAAAGACAACACTTTAGTGAACCAAGATTATATTAAAGATAACAAAATGAGTGTCGCTGCTTACGTTAAGTCTGTAGATAGTGATCTTAAAGTTGTTGCTTTTGAAAGAGTTGCTTTAGGATGA
- a CDS encoding DUF4260 domain-containing protein — protein MKLTLKLEELGMLLTGIIFFGFLPFSWWWFLILFLLPDIGMLGYLIGNKAGAISYNLFHHEGLAVLIGIIGTYLGSHYLQLAGIILFSHASFDRILGYGLKYARGFKFTHLGEIGK, from the coding sequence ATGAAACTTACCTTAAAATTAGAAGAATTGGGAATGTTGCTAACCGGTATAATTTTTTTTGGTTTTCTACCATTTTCATGGTGGTGGTTTTTAATATTATTTTTACTTCCAGATATTGGAATGTTAGGTTACTTAATAGGGAATAAGGCAGGAGCTATTTCTTATAACTTATTTCATCATGAAGGCCTAGCTGTTTTAATAGGGATCATTGGAACATATTTAGGATCCCATTATTTACAATTAGCTGGAATTATACTTTTTTCCCACGCCTCATTTGATAGGATATTGGGATATGGATTAAAATACGCGAGAGGATTTAAATTCACCCATTTAGGAGAAATAGGAAAATAA
- a CDS encoding cyclase family protein — protein MKAEIKHKNSTYIIDLSKPLDISLVLRGDNKNPIAWYLNSPKIQPVIDGDFVGKVTAGSSTNFNNIYFNPHAHGTHTECVGHITREFHSINETLKTFFFTTKVISIEPENRGEDQVITEAQIRSLLKENEAEALVIRTLPNYIEKRSKKYSHTNWAYLEEAAAKYIRECGIKHLLIDLPSVDKEKDEGKLLAHKAFWNYPKNTRFDASITELIYVANKVEDGLYILNLQIASFENDASPSKPVLYKLQ, from the coding sequence ATGAAAGCAGAAATAAAACATAAAAACAGCACCTATATTATAGATCTCTCCAAACCCTTGGACATTTCTCTAGTGCTTCGTGGTGACAATAAAAATCCGATTGCATGGTATTTGAATTCACCAAAGATTCAACCAGTGATTGATGGAGATTTTGTTGGAAAAGTTACTGCTGGGAGTTCTACTAATTTCAATAATATTTATTTCAATCCACACGCGCATGGCACGCATACCGAATGTGTGGGTCATATAACGAGAGAATTTCACAGTATAAATGAAACTTTAAAGACTTTCTTTTTCACTACAAAAGTGATCTCTATTGAACCTGAAAATCGTGGCGAAGATCAAGTGATCACCGAGGCACAAATTAGAAGTTTGTTGAAAGAAAATGAGGCTGAAGCACTTGTTATAAGAACCCTTCCCAATTATATTGAAAAGCGCAGCAAGAAATATTCTCATACCAATTGGGCTTACCTAGAAGAAGCTGCCGCCAAATACATTAGAGAATGTGGAATAAAGCACCTTTTGATCGATTTGCCTTCTGTAGATAAGGAAAAGGATGAAGGAAAGCTGTTAGCTCATAAAGCTTTTTGGAACTATCCTAAGAATACTAGATTCGACGCTTCCATAACAGAGCTAATCTATGTGGCTAATAAAGTTGAAGATGGATTATATATTCTAAACCTTCAAATAGCTTCTTTTGAGAATGATGCCTCTCCAAGTAAACCTGTATTATATAAACTTCAATGA